In Rhizobium sp. N324, a single genomic region encodes these proteins:
- a CDS encoding cupin domain-containing protein — translation MAWKLMLASAVAMAARSVPYAVAKPAGKSFVAHASDLLPLKSTPINPDWIISGNPQARTAEHSRGHDEASLTAIWDCTSGEFRWYFGWDETVMILEGEVHITAEDGTERTLCAGDVAFFAGGTWASWRVDTYVRKVAFLRKPFPKPLAIAYRLRNMLRNGGNQGIAA, via the coding sequence ATGGCCTGGAAGCTGATGCTTGCAAGTGCGGTCGCCATGGCCGCGCGCTCGGTGCCTTATGCCGTGGCGAAGCCGGCCGGCAAATCCTTCGTCGCGCATGCAAGCGATCTCTTGCCGCTGAAATCGACGCCGATCAACCCGGACTGGATTATCAGCGGCAATCCGCAGGCCCGCACCGCCGAACATTCGCGCGGTCATGACGAGGCCTCGCTGACGGCGATCTGGGACTGCACATCAGGCGAATTCCGCTGGTATTTCGGCTGGGACGAGACCGTGATGATCCTCGAAGGCGAGGTCCATATCACCGCCGAGGACGGCACCGAACGCACGCTCTGCGCCGGCGACGTCGCCTTTTTCGCCGGCGGAACCTGGGCGAGCTGGCGGGTCGATACCTATGTCCGCAAGGTCGCCTTCCTGCGCAAGCCTTTCCCCAAGCCACTGGCGATCGCCTATCGCCTGCGCAACATGCTGCGCAACGGCGGCAATCAGGGCATCGCCGCCTGA
- a CDS encoding LacI family DNA-binding transcriptional regulator yields MSKVGIRDVAKLAGVSTGTVSRVLNDHPSVTRDVRARVEGIIKDLGYLPDPSARSMRSKVSRLIGIVIPDLTNPFFSELVQSAEQAAANHGYNIIVMTSLDHAAKEADRIKQLTSRKVDGIILVPSNDFHTIKLPKGLPIVVVDRLMPGYSGIAADHRAGVRLGVEHLLKLGHRRIGFISGPGHSVPANDRLRGYLDAIEQAGEQADGSAKTAGPPLITEAAFDYESGRSAGNYLLARARNERPTAIFASSDQQAIGCMRAAHDLGIPVPAALSIVGFDGIPLASMTTPRLTTVKQPIQDVAAAAVAVLLNKQTAPELDNPILFACEVLEGETTAPPQPD; encoded by the coding sequence ATGTCAAAGGTCGGGATCAGGGATGTTGCCAAGCTTGCGGGTGTTTCCACCGGCACCGTTTCCAGGGTTTTGAACGATCATCCCTCGGTGACCAGGGACGTGCGGGCGCGCGTCGAAGGCATCATCAAGGACCTGGGCTATCTGCCCGATCCATCGGCAAGAAGCATGCGCAGCAAGGTCAGCCGCCTGATCGGCATCGTCATCCCGGATCTGACCAATCCGTTCTTCTCCGAACTTGTGCAATCGGCGGAACAGGCGGCGGCCAATCACGGCTATAATATCATCGTCATGACCTCGCTCGATCATGCGGCCAAGGAGGCCGATCGGATCAAGCAACTGACGAGCCGGAAGGTCGACGGCATCATTCTCGTCCCCAGCAATGATTTCCATACGATCAAGCTGCCGAAAGGATTGCCGATCGTCGTCGTCGACCGTCTTATGCCCGGATATTCCGGCATCGCCGCCGATCACCGCGCGGGTGTTCGCCTTGGCGTCGAGCACCTTCTGAAGCTAGGCCATCGCCGCATCGGCTTCATTTCCGGGCCCGGACACTCGGTCCCCGCCAACGACCGCCTGAGGGGCTATCTCGACGCAATCGAGCAGGCGGGTGAGCAGGCGGACGGCAGCGCGAAAACGGCCGGACCGCCGCTGATCACCGAGGCGGCCTTCGACTATGAGAGCGGCCGCTCGGCGGGAAATTATCTTCTGGCCCGCGCCCGCAACGAGCGGCCGACGGCGATCTTTGCCAGTTCGGACCAGCAGGCGATCGGCTGCATGCGGGCGGCGCATGATCTGGGAATTCCGGTTCCCGCGGCCCTTTCCATCGTCGGCTTCGACGGCATCCCGCTCGCCAGCATGACGACGCCGCGCCTGACGACGGTGAAGCAGCCGATCCAGGACGTCGCCGCCGCCGCGGTCGCCGTTCTGTTGAACAAGCAGACCGCGCCGGAACTCGACAATCCGATCCTGTTTGCCTGTGAGGTTTTAGAGGGGGAAACGACCGCCCCGCCCCAGCCCGACTAG
- a CDS encoding sugar ABC transporter substrate-binding protein, translating into MSNFKRESVLINAPRRAALKLGLAGTLVLALSCSVSPAFAAEKPKVGLIMKSLSNEFFKQMKAGADKYAAENKDKFDFKAVGMKDERDFASQVDAVENFVTQKYDIIVVAPADSKAMATPLAKAVKAGVKVINIDVPLDADAKKKAGIDLAFFGPDNKEGAKLAGDALAKDLGAGAKVVILEGNPEADNAKERKEGFMDSVKSGKLELLDSKTAHWETEEANTVMTNFLTKYKDIQGVMAANDSMALGVVKALDAAGQAGKIKVVGFDNIPPVQPLIKDGKMLATVEQYGAQMAVMGIDYGMRELAGEKFTGWVKTDVKLVTSADLK; encoded by the coding sequence ATGTCCAATTTTAAGCGTGAATCCGTCTTGATCAATGCACCGCGCCGTGCGGCCTTGAAGCTCGGCCTCGCCGGCACCCTGGTGCTGGCGCTGTCCTGCAGCGTGTCGCCGGCCTTTGCGGCCGAGAAGCCGAAGGTCGGCCTGATCATGAAATCCTTGTCCAATGAGTTCTTCAAGCAGATGAAGGCCGGCGCCGACAAATATGCGGCCGAGAACAAGGACAAGTTCGATTTCAAGGCCGTCGGCATGAAGGACGAGCGTGACTTTGCTTCGCAGGTCGACGCCGTCGAAAACTTCGTCACCCAGAAATACGATATCATCGTCGTCGCACCGGCCGATTCAAAGGCGATGGCGACGCCGCTGGCAAAGGCGGTCAAGGCAGGCGTCAAGGTCATCAACATCGACGTGCCGCTCGATGCCGATGCCAAGAAGAAGGCCGGTATCGATCTGGCTTTCTTCGGGCCTGACAACAAGGAAGGCGCAAAGCTTGCTGGCGATGCGCTGGCCAAGGATCTCGGAGCCGGCGCCAAGGTGGTCATCCTCGAAGGCAACCCCGAGGCCGACAACGCCAAGGAGCGCAAGGAAGGCTTCATGGACTCGGTCAAATCGGGCAAGCTCGAGCTTCTCGATAGCAAGACCGCCCATTGGGAGACCGAGGAAGCCAATACCGTCATGACGAATTTCCTGACGAAGTATAAGGATATTCAAGGCGTGATGGCCGCCAACGACTCCATGGCCCTCGGCGTCGTCAAGGCTCTCGATGCCGCCGGCCAGGCCGGCAAGATCAAGGTTGTCGGCTTCGACAACATTCCGCCGGTTCAGCCGCTGATCAAGGATGGCAAGATGCTCGCCACCGTCGAGCAGTATGGCGCCCAGATGGCGGTCATGGGCATCGACTATGGCATGCGCGAACTTGCCGGCGAAAAATTCACCGGCTGGGTCAAGACCGACGTCAAGCTGGTCACCTCTGCCGATCTGAAATAA
- a CDS encoding sugar ABC transporter ATP-binding protein produces MSDAADDDILRLEGIGKRFPGVVALKDVSMRIGRGKGHVLLGENGAGKSTLINLLGGVFRPDDGHILFDGTPYHPASPLEAFKAGIRVIHQELHPLSNLTVAENLLFEHLPRRYGLVNYKAMNARAAELLEEVGLDVAPTTLASRLSVAQLQLVEIAKALCYESKLLVLDEPTATLTSKEVDRLFEILKRLKGRGVTTLYISHRLEEIFEVGDDVTVLRDGQHVITRPLAGLAIPDIVELMVGRKLADHGIFKGDSTISGEALGVSGLKVTRSSPELSFSVAKGEIVGIAGLVGSGRTEAVRALFGADLKASGEIRLDGEPVEIHSPRDAVAAGLCLATEDRKMQGLMLDMSCAQNSTITDLAKISRNGLINRRAEDDHSQRLVRELRIKTPSIHQAVRTFSGGNQQKVVIAKWLFRGPKVLIFDEPTRGIDVGAKAEIYELLWKFAAEGKGVLVVSSDLPELIGICHRIIVFSDGKISGEIAREQFDESRILSLAYKEYSRVRQH; encoded by the coding sequence GTGTCAGACGCAGCAGATGACGACATCCTGAGGCTGGAAGGGATCGGCAAGCGCTTCCCGGGCGTCGTGGCGCTCAAGGATGTTTCGATGCGGATCGGCCGCGGCAAGGGGCATGTTCTCCTAGGCGAGAACGGCGCCGGAAAATCGACCCTGATCAATCTGCTCGGCGGCGTCTTCAGGCCGGATGACGGTCATATCCTGTTCGACGGCACGCCCTATCACCCGGCCTCGCCGCTCGAGGCGTTCAAGGCCGGCATCCGCGTCATTCACCAGGAACTGCACCCGCTATCCAACCTGACGGTTGCCGAAAACCTGCTGTTTGAGCATTTGCCGCGCCGCTATGGGCTGGTGAACTACAAGGCGATGAACGCGAGGGCCGCCGAACTGCTCGAAGAGGTCGGCCTCGATGTCGCCCCGACGACGCTGGCGAGCCGCCTCAGCGTCGCCCAGCTGCAACTGGTCGAGATCGCCAAGGCGCTGTGTTACGAAAGCAAGCTTCTCGTTCTCGACGAACCGACCGCGACCCTGACCTCCAAGGAGGTCGATCGCCTGTTCGAAATCCTGAAGCGGCTGAAGGGCCGCGGTGTCACCACCCTCTATATCTCGCACCGGCTGGAGGAAATCTTTGAAGTCGGCGACGATGTGACGGTGCTGCGCGACGGCCAGCATGTGATCACCCGGCCGCTGGCAGGCCTTGCTATTCCCGATATCGTCGAGCTGATGGTCGGGCGCAAGCTTGCCGATCACGGCATCTTCAAAGGCGACAGCACAATCTCCGGCGAAGCGCTCGGCGTCTCCGGCCTGAAGGTGACGCGCAGCAGCCCGGAATTGTCCTTCTCGGTTGCCAAGGGCGAAATCGTCGGCATTGCCGGCCTGGTCGGCAGCGGCCGCACCGAGGCGGTGCGCGCCCTCTTCGGCGCCGACCTGAAGGCCTCCGGCGAGATCCGCCTGGACGGCGAGCCGGTCGAGATCCATTCGCCTAGGGATGCGGTTGCCGCCGGGCTGTGCCTGGCGACCGAAGACCGCAAGATGCAGGGCCTGATGCTCGACATGAGCTGCGCCCAGAATTCCACCATCACCGATCTCGCCAAGATCTCCCGCAACGGGCTGATCAACCGGAGAGCGGAGGACGACCATTCGCAGCGCCTCGTGCGCGAGCTGCGGATCAAGACCCCCTCCATTCATCAGGCGGTCAGAACTTTTTCCGGCGGCAATCAGCAGAAGGTGGTTATTGCCAAATGGCTGTTTCGCGGCCCCAAGGTGCTGATCTTCGATGAGCCGACCCGCGGCATCGACGTTGGCGCCAAGGCCGAGATTTACGAGCTTTTGTGGAAATTTGCCGCCGAGGGAAAAGGTGTGCTGGTGGTATCTTCGGACCTGCCGGAGCTGATCGGCATTTGCCATCGCATCATCGTTTTCTCCGACGGCAAGATATCGGGCGAAATCGCCCGCGAACAATTTGACGAGAGCAGGATCCTGTCGCTCGCCTACAAGGAGTACAGCCGTGTCCGCCAGCATTGA
- a CDS encoding ABC transporter permease, whose product MSASIEKQTEAKEARFWDKLIRISMKEAGVAIALVLILAFFSATAPYFATPENFLKIFVQIAINTVLAAGMTFVILVGGIDLSVGSLLALCTVIGATIMINPAFSPWQAIVLACLASMGTGAALGAVNGWICEKWKLPSFIVTLGMLNVASGLARVVSDNSTITGLPQPFVDFGNLIFWGIFPSIFLIAIIVVLIGWFVLRYTVFGRFVFAIGTNEEAVRLSGHQPKRYKIAVFTISGLTAGIAAMVYLLRLNVGSPVAGIGYELNAIAAVIIGGTSLSGGKGSIIGTLVGACILQVLSTGLQLLGADDNIKPIVIGAVIVLAVILDSYRGRLMRILETR is encoded by the coding sequence GTGTCCGCCAGCATTGAAAAACAGACCGAGGCAAAAGAAGCGCGCTTCTGGGACAAGCTGATCCGGATCTCGATGAAGGAGGCGGGCGTCGCCATTGCCCTCGTCCTGATCCTGGCGTTTTTCTCGGCGACGGCGCCCTATTTCGCCACGCCTGAGAATTTCCTGAAGATCTTCGTGCAGATCGCCATCAACACCGTGCTGGCCGCGGGCATGACCTTCGTCATCCTGGTCGGCGGCATCGATCTCTCGGTGGGATCGCTGCTTGCCCTTTGCACGGTGATCGGCGCCACGATCATGATCAATCCGGCATTTTCGCCGTGGCAGGCGATCGTTCTCGCCTGTCTGGCCTCGATGGGCACCGGTGCTGCGCTCGGCGCCGTCAACGGCTGGATCTGCGAGAAGTGGAAGCTTCCCTCCTTCATCGTCACCCTCGGCATGCTCAACGTCGCCAGCGGCCTGGCCCGCGTCGTCAGCGACAATTCGACGATCACGGGCCTGCCGCAGCCCTTCGTCGATTTCGGCAACCTGATCTTCTGGGGCATATTCCCGTCGATCTTCCTGATTGCGATCATCGTCGTGCTCATCGGCTGGTTCGTGCTGCGCTACACCGTCTTCGGCCGCTTCGTCTTCGCCATCGGCACCAATGAAGAGGCCGTCCGCCTGTCGGGCCACCAGCCGAAACGATACAAGATCGCCGTCTTCACCATCTCGGGGCTGACGGCCGGCATTGCCGCCATGGTCTATCTGCTCCGCCTCAATGTCGGCAGCCCGGTCGCCGGCATCGGCTACGAGTTGAATGCCATCGCCGCGGTCATCATCGGCGGCACCAGCCTGTCGGGCGGCAAGGGTTCGATCATCGGCACGCTGGTCGGTGCCTGCATTCTGCAGGTGTTGTCGACCGGATTGCAGCTGCTCGGCGCCGACGACAACATCAAGCCGATCGTCATCGGCGCCGTCATCGTGCTCGCCGTCATTCTCGACAGCTATCGCGGCCGGCTGATGCGGATCCTCGAAACACGGTAA
- the gshB gene encoding glutathione synthase has protein sequence MAKITNVAVQMDHVAGINIAGDSTFAMSLEAQARGYRLFHYTPERLSFRDGKLFASVEPMLLKDVKGDHFELGAPERVDLSTMDVVLLRQDPPFDMAYITSTHLLERIHPKTLVVNDPAWVRNSPEKIFVTEFADLMPKTLITKDAAEIRRFRDEMGDIILKPLYGNGGAGVFHSTRDDRNLSSLLEMFGQLFREPFIAQQYLPDVRKGDKRIILVDGEFAGAINRVPAEHDSRSNMHVGGRAEATELTPREQEICERIGPALRERGFLLVGIDVIGDYMTEINVTSPTGIREVKKFGGADIAGLLWDAIERKRG, from the coding sequence ATGGCCAAGATCACCAATGTAGCGGTCCAGATGGATCATGTCGCCGGCATCAATATTGCGGGCGACTCCACCTTCGCCATGAGCCTGGAAGCCCAGGCGCGCGGCTACCGGCTGTTCCATTACACGCCTGAACGCCTGAGCTTCCGCGACGGCAAGCTCTTTGCCAGCGTCGAGCCGATGCTGCTGAAGGACGTCAAGGGCGATCACTTCGAGCTCGGCGCGCCCGAGCGCGTCGATCTGTCCACAATGGATGTCGTGCTGCTGCGCCAGGATCCGCCCTTCGACATGGCCTATATCACCTCGACGCATCTGCTCGAGCGCATCCATCCGAAGACGCTCGTCGTCAACGATCCGGCCTGGGTGCGCAATTCGCCGGAAAAGATCTTCGTCACCGAATTTGCCGACCTGATGCCGAAGACGCTGATCACCAAGGATGCAGCCGAAATCCGCCGCTTCCGCGACGAGATGGGCGATATCATCCTCAAGCCGCTCTACGGCAATGGCGGCGCCGGCGTCTTCCATTCGACCCGCGACGACCGCAATCTCTCCTCACTGCTCGAAATGTTCGGCCAGCTTTTCCGCGAGCCCTTCATCGCCCAACAATATCTGCCGGACGTGCGCAAGGGCGACAAACGCATCATCCTGGTCGACGGCGAATTTGCCGGCGCCATCAACCGCGTGCCGGCCGAGCACGACAGCCGCTCCAACATGCATGTCGGCGGCCGCGCCGAGGCGACCGAACTGACGCCGCGCGAACAGGAAATCTGCGAGCGCATCGGCCCGGCGCTGAGGGAACGCGGCTTCCTGCTCGTCGGCATCGATGTGATCGGCGATTATATGACCGAGATCAACGTCACCTCTCCCACAGGCATCCGCGAGGTCAAAAAATTCGGCGGCGCCGATATCGCAGGCCTGCTCTGGGATGCGATCGAGCGCAAGCGCGGCTGA
- a CDS encoding YifB family Mg chelatase-like AAA ATPase: MVARVSTVAFQGIEGVPVEVQVMVAPGKIGMQIVGLPDKAVAESRERVQAALHASGLSLPGKRVTVNLAPADLPKEGSHFDLPIALALMAALGAIPADALSDYVVVGELNLDGTIAAISGALPAAIGANALGKGLICPAESGAEAAWAGAEVNILAPRSLIALANHFRGTQVLTRPEASIRANAANLPDLAEIKGQESAKRALEVAAAGGHNLLMVGPPGSGKSMLAARLPSILPPLSAAELLEVSMVHSIAGQLTGGKLSDRRPFRTPHHSATMAALVGGGIRARPGEASLAHHGVLFLDEFPEFTPQALDALRQPLEGGECVIARANHRVSYPAKFQLIAAMNPCRCGMAGEPGHTCARGPRCMSDYQARISGPLMDRIDIRIDVPAVSAADLIRPLAAETSADVARRVARARERQQERFEAAGAKGIGTNARCSTSMIEKLAEPDAAGLQLLRDAAEKMKFSARGYHRVLKVARTLADLDGKATVGRIHLAEAISYRIAGERLTAAA; the protein is encoded by the coding sequence ATGGTCGCGCGTGTCAGTACGGTGGCATTTCAGGGCATCGAAGGCGTGCCGGTCGAGGTCCAGGTCATGGTCGCGCCCGGCAAGATCGGCATGCAGATCGTCGGTCTGCCCGACAAGGCGGTGGCCGAAAGCCGGGAGCGGGTGCAGGCCGCCCTTCACGCCTCCGGCCTGTCGCTGCCGGGCAAGCGGGTCACCGTCAATCTGGCGCCCGCCGATCTGCCGAAAGAGGGCTCGCATTTCGATCTGCCGATCGCGCTTGCCCTGATGGCCGCACTCGGCGCCATTCCCGCCGATGCGCTGTCGGATTATGTCGTCGTTGGCGAGCTTAACCTCGACGGCACCATCGCCGCCATTTCAGGCGCTCTGCCGGCTGCCATCGGCGCCAATGCGCTCGGCAAGGGGCTGATCTGCCCGGCCGAAAGCGGCGCCGAGGCGGCCTGGGCCGGCGCCGAGGTCAATATTCTTGCCCCGCGCAGCCTGATTGCCCTTGCCAATCATTTCCGCGGCACCCAGGTCCTCACCCGGCCGGAAGCGTCGATCCGCGCCAATGCCGCCAATCTGCCGGATCTCGCCGAGATCAAGGGCCAGGAAAGCGCCAAGCGCGCGCTCGAAGTGGCGGCCGCCGGCGGCCACAATCTCTTGATGGTCGGCCCTCCCGGCTCCGGCAAGTCGATGCTGGCGGCACGGCTGCCGTCGATCCTGCCGCCGCTCTCGGCCGCCGAACTGCTTGAAGTGTCGATGGTCCATTCGATCGCCGGTCAGCTCACCGGCGGCAAGCTGTCCGATCGCCGCCCCTTCCGCACCCCGCATCATTCCGCCACCATGGCCGCCCTCGTCGGTGGCGGCATCCGCGCCCGGCCCGGCGAAGCCTCGCTCGCCCATCACGGCGTGCTCTTCCTCGACGAGTTTCCCGAGTTCACGCCGCAGGCGCTGGATGCGCTGCGCCAGCCGCTCGAAGGCGGCGAATGCGTCATTGCCCGCGCCAATCACCGCGTCTCCTATCCGGCCAAATTCCAGCTGATCGCGGCGATGAACCCCTGCCGCTGCGGCATGGCCGGCGAGCCCGGCCATACTTGCGCCCGCGGCCCGCGCTGTATGAGCGACTACCAGGCCCGCATCTCCGGCCCGCTGATGGATCGCATCGATATCCGCATCGATGTGCCGGCCGTCTCCGCCGCCGATCTCATCCGCCCGTTGGCCGCGGAAACCAGCGCCGACGTCGCCCGCCGCGTCGCCCGCGCCCGCGAACGCCAGCAAGAGCGCTTCGAGGCCGCCGGCGCCAAGGGCATCGGCACCAATGCCCGCTGCTCCACCTCGATGATCGAAAAACTCGCCGAACCCGACGCCGCCGGCCTGCAGCTCCTGCGCGACGCCGCCGAAAAAATGAAATTCTCCGCCCGCGGCTACCACCGCGTCCTCAAGGTCGCCCGCACCCTTGCCGATCTCGACGGCAAGGCGACCGTCGGACGTATACATCTTGCCGAAGCGATTTCTTACCGGATCGCGGGGGAGAGGCTGACGGCGGCGGCGTAA